From Arcobacter sp. CECT 8986, a single genomic window includes:
- the torA gene encoding trimethylamine-N-oxide reductase TorA — protein sequence MKNINQERRNFIKIAALFTAVPFLDSMTKRGELLANTISSFSTSLVKNGEVLTAAHWGMLKLTIKNSKVIKSEPYQKTSDIKNSLQTYTDDLIYAKDRIKYPMVRKSYLDNPDNPKPNLRGNDQWVRVPYEKAIKLIAKELKKTRKEKGAKGVFAGSYGWKSSGNMHNARVLLHRFMTATGGFVGTVGDYSTGASQVIMPHVLGTIEVYEQQTSWPVVLEHSKVVVIWGANPLTTLKIAWSSTDENGFKYFEELKKSGKKIICIDPYKTETCEYLNARWVSVNPNTDVAMMMAMVHTLLEAKKYDESFLSEYTQGFDKFKEYIYGKEDKVVKDAAWASKICGVDEKTIKELANLFYDNRTMLMSGWGMQRAHHGEQPHWMLVTLASVLGQIGLPGGGFGLSYHYSNGGVPTTKGAIIGGMTSNVETSNKYTGGSSWLENAAKYAFPVARISEALLNPGKQLDFNGKKITYPDIDFIYWVGGNPFSHHQDINTLIKAWKKPRTIVVNELYWTPTARMADIVMPTTTSYERNDITMTGDYSNLNIVPMKQAVKKEYEAKDDYQIFSDLAKEFKVFDKFTQNKTEMQWIEEFYNQAYEQSVKMNLKIPTFKEFWKANKPVTFETPFENTQYVRYADFREDPILNPLGTPSGKIEIYSKTIEKMNYDDCKSHPTWFEPAEWVGMKNKKAEFALITPHPHHRLHSQLNNTSLRKEYAVSNREPIWINTQDAKAKGIKSGDIVRVFNERGEILTGAIVTDNLKKGIVRVQEGAWYNPLNKAEKNSLCINGSANILTKDIPTSKLANGNSSNTALVNIEKYTKKAPDLTIFKQPS from the coding sequence ATGAAAAATATAAATCAAGAAAGAAGAAATTTTATAAAAATAGCGGCACTTTTTACAGCAGTTCCTTTTTTAGATAGTATGACAAAAAGAGGTGAACTTCTTGCAAATACAATATCAAGTTTTTCTACATCATTAGTTAAAAATGGTGAAGTTTTAACAGCAGCACACTGGGGGATGTTAAAACTAACAATTAAAAATTCAAAAGTAATAAAATCAGAACCTTATCAAAAAACTTCAGATATAAAAAACTCTTTACAAACTTATACAGATGATTTGATTTATGCTAAAGATAGAATAAAATATCCAATGGTAAGAAAGTCTTATTTAGATAATCCAGATAATCCAAAACCAAATCTAAGAGGAAATGACCAATGGGTTAGAGTTCCTTATGAAAAAGCTATAAAATTAATCGCAAAAGAGCTTAAAAAAACAAGAAAAGAAAAAGGTGCAAAAGGTGTTTTTGCAGGTAGTTATGGATGGAAAAGTAGTGGAAATATGCATAATGCAAGAGTACTGCTTCACAGATTTATGACTGCAACTGGTGGATTTGTTGGAACTGTTGGTGATTATTCTACTGGAGCATCACAAGTTATTATGCCTCACGTACTTGGTACAATAGAAGTTTATGAACAACAAACATCATGGCCTGTTGTATTAGAGCACTCAAAAGTTGTAGTTATTTGGGGTGCAAATCCTCTAACAACATTAAAAATTGCGTGGAGTTCAACAGATGAAAATGGATTTAAATATTTTGAAGAGTTAAAAAAATCAGGTAAGAAAATTATTTGTATAGACCCTTACAAAACAGAGACTTGTGAGTACTTAAATGCAAGATGGGTTTCTGTAAATCCAAATACTGACGTTGCTATGATGATGGCAATGGTTCATACTTTACTTGAAGCTAAAAAATATGATGAGTCTTTTTTAAGTGAATATACGCAAGGCTTTGATAAATTTAAAGAGTATATATATGGAAAAGAGGACAAAGTTGTAAAAGATGCAGCATGGGCTTCTAAAATTTGTGGAGTTGATGAAAAAACTATTAAAGAGTTAGCAAATTTATTCTACGATAATAGAACTATGCTTATGTCAGGTTGGGGAATGCAAAGAGCTCATCATGGTGAGCAACCTCACTGGATGTTAGTAACATTAGCAAGTGTATTAGGTCAAATTGGACTTCCTGGAGGAGGATTTGGTCTATCTTATCATTATTCAAATGGTGGAGTTCCTACAACAAAAGGTGCAATAATTGGAGGAATGACTTCAAATGTAGAAACTTCAAATAAATATACTGGTGGCTCTTCATGGCTAGAAAATGCAGCAAAATATGCCTTTCCAGTAGCTAGAATATCTGAAGCTTTATTAAATCCTGGAAAACAGTTGGATTTCAATGGTAAAAAGATAACTTATCCAGATATTGATTTTATATATTGGGTTGGTGGAAATCCATTTTCACATCATCAAGATATAAATACATTAATAAAAGCATGGAAAAAACCAAGAACAATTGTAGTAAATGAATTATACTGGACACCAACTGCAAGAATGGCAGATATTGTAATGCCTACAACTACAAGTTATGAAAGAAATGATATTACAATGACTGGTGATTACTCTAATTTAAATATTGTTCCTATGAAACAAGCAGTTAAAAAAGAGTATGAAGCAAAAGATGATTATCAAATTTTTAGTGATTTAGCAAAAGAGTTTAAAGTATTTGATAAATTTACTCAAAATAAAACAGAAATGCAATGGATTGAAGAGTTTTATAACCAAGCTTATGAGCAATCAGTAAAAATGAATTTAAAAATTCCTACATTTAAAGAATTTTGGAAAGCAAATAAACCTGTAACTTTTGAAACACCATTTGAAAATACACAATATGTTAGATATGCTGATTTTAGAGAAGACCCTATTTTAAATCCACTTGGAACTCCATCTGGTAAAATTGAGATATATTCAAAAACAATTGAAAAAATGAATTATGATGATTGTAAATCACATCCTACATGGTTTGAACCTGCTGAATGGGTAGGAATGAAAAATAAAAAAGCAGAATTTGCTTTAATTACTCCTCATCCTCATCATAGATTACACTCTCAATTAAATAATACTTCTTTAAGAAAAGAGTATGCAGTATCAAATAGAGAGCCAATATGGATTAATACTCAAGATGCAAAAGCAAAAGGTATTAAATCTGGTGATATTGTAAGAGTATTTAATGAAAGAGGAGAGATTTTAACAGGTGCAATTGTAACTGATAACTTGAAAAAAGGAATTGTTAGAGTTCAAGAAGGTGCTTGGTATAATCCTTTAAATAAAGCAGAAAAAAATAGTTTATGTATAA
- a CDS encoding cytochrome C produces MRKKLFLMVLFFSVSLFASETMYTSSVKNLYENSTSSSVKGRLLPTSKITILERNNDKIKIEVQGYMKEGVPNAIYFVKEKRILVAGLSKSANFDIKILSTKKNLSGVNWSKVTLTAYTKDNNLTKDLDSLYSKAQQLFKNNCAICHPAHPVGEFTANQWPSMFKAMVNRTAIPKMDRYLVTQYLQKHAKDMKGE; encoded by the coding sequence ATGAGAAAAAAATTATTTTTAATGGTATTGTTTTTTAGTGTATCATTATTTGCTAGTGAAACTATGTATACTAGTAGTGTAAAAAATCTATATGAAAATTCTACAAGTAGTTCAGTAAAAGGAAGACTTCTTCCTACTTCAAAAATAACAATTTTGGAAAGAAATAATGACAAAATAAAAATAGAAGTTCAAGGATATATGAAAGAGGGTGTTCCTAATGCTATATATTTTGTAAAAGAGAAAAGAATATTAGTTGCAGGACTTAGTAAAAGTGCAAACTTTGACATAAAAATATTATCTACTAAAAAAAATTTAAGTGGTGTAAATTGGTCTAAAGTTACTCTAACAGCTTACACAAAAGATAATAACCTTACAAAAGATTTAGACTCTTTATACTCAAAAGCTCAACAATTATTTAAAAATAACTGCGCAATTTGTCATCCTGCTCATCCAGTAGGAGAATTTACAGCAAATCAATGGCCAAGTATGTTCAAAGCGATGGTTAATAGAACAGCAATTCCTAAAATGGATAGATACTTAGTAACTCAATATTTACAAAAACATGCAAAAGATATGAAAGGTGAATAA
- a CDS encoding sensor histidine kinase — protein sequence MKNLKIRQKFLILGISILISLFFITWLAFKINQYSLENSKSIIVNFQDTQKIQAFYIEDLFTLREMILSLVISPNEKYKKQIDKKIIPMINSLDEKFSVKININKRYWNDYKKIALQTRDYSLKGQNEDAFLNTSTIERKKFYILIDDLKKVQTQKLNSSEKNIIKFKKSIDRNNIYLIFGVLTIGLIGLLLDLTVIMKLVRDIESVQKGLSNFFDYLKNPTDYKQTLNIDIKSNDELGLMSDAINEKVKQIKDNLHDDYELIKEATVTLNNLKQGCLGKRVKKEGKSKELNTLKNVMNEVIDSLENQIQKEIKHRTNQEKLMMQQSKLAAMGEMIGNIAHQWRQPLGEINAILMELETINKYSDLKKEYLLESIESCNTITQHMSNTINDFQNFFKPTKAKDNFSVLESCKKAIAIINASLQNSRIKLIFDVQEDNIIYGYSNEFSHAILNIISNAQDALVSRKIENPFIKISIKVGKKFTVIKISDNAKGVNLKDIDMIFEPYFTTKHAKQGTGIGLYMTKTIIEDNMQGFVSVKNTKEGALFTVKVK from the coding sequence ATGAAAAATCTAAAAATTAGACAGAAGTTCTTAATTTTAGGAATAAGTATTTTAATCTCACTTTTTTTTATTACTTGGTTGGCTTTTAAGATAAATCAATACAGTTTAGAAAATTCAAAAAGTATAATTGTTAACTTTCAAGATACTCAAAAGATACAAGCGTTTTATATAGAAGATTTATTTACATTAAGAGAGATGATTTTATCTTTAGTTATTTCTCCTAATGAAAAGTATAAAAAACAAATAGATAAAAAAATAATTCCAATGATAAATAGTTTAGATGAAAAATTTTCAGTAAAAATAAATATAAATAAAAGATATTGGAATGATTATAAAAAAATAGCTTTACAAACTAGAGATTATTCACTAAAAGGGCAAAATGAAGATGCTTTTTTAAATACTTCAACAATAGAAAGAAAGAAGTTTTATATATTAATTGATGATTTAAAAAAAGTACAAACACAAAAATTAAATAGTTCAGAAAAAAATATTATAAAGTTTAAAAAAAGTATTGATAGAAATAATATATATTTAATATTTGGAGTGTTAACTATTGGGCTTATTGGCTTATTACTTGACCTTACTGTTATTATGAAATTAGTAAGGGATATTGAGAGTGTACAAAAAGGCTTAAGTAATTTCTTTGACTATCTAAAAAATCCAACAGATTATAAACAAACTTTAAATATTGATATAAAAAGTAATGATGAGTTAGGTTTAATGAGCGATGCAATAAATGAAAAAGTAAAGCAAATTAAAGATAATTTACATGATGATTATGAACTTATAAAAGAAGCAACTGTTACATTAAATAATTTAAAACAAGGTTGTTTAGGGAAAAGAGTAAAAAAAGAGGGTAAATCCAAAGAGCTAAATACTTTAAAAAATGTAATGAATGAGGTTATTGATAGTTTAGAAAATCAAATTCAAAAAGAGATAAAACATAGAACAAATCAAGAAAAACTTATGATGCAACAATCAAAACTTGCTGCAATGGGAGAGATGATAGGAAATATAGCACATCAATGGCGACAACCTTTAGGTGAGATAAATGCTATTTTAATGGAACTTGAAACTATAAATAAATATAGTGATTTGAAAAAAGAGTATCTTTTAGAAAGTATTGAAAGTTGTAATACAATAACTCAGCATATGTCAAATACTATCAATGATTTTCAAAACTTTTTTAAACCTACAAAAGCAAAAGATAATTTTTCTGTATTAGAATCATGCAAAAAAGCTATTGCAATTATAAATGCATCATTACAAAATAGTAGAATAAAGCTGATTTTTGATGTACAAGAAGATAATATTATTTATGGATATTCAAATGAATTTTCACACGCAATATTAAATATTATTTCAAATGCACAAGATGCACTAGTTTCAAGAAAAATAGAAAACCCCTTTATTAAAATTAGTATAAAAGTAGGAAAAAAATTCACAGTAATAAAAATAAGTGATAATGCAAAAGGAGTAAACTTAAAAGATATAGATATGATTTTTGAACCATATTTTACAACAAAACATGCAAAACAAGGTACAGGAATTGGACTTTATATGACAAAAACAATTATTGAAGATAATATGCAAGGATTTGTAAGTGTAAAAAATACAAAAGAAGGAGCTTTATTTACAGTAAAAGTAAAATAA
- a CDS encoding response regulator transcription factor — protein MSNITLKELNILFVEDEDIIRQKTVSTLKYIVANVKEASNGVEAIEVLKTFCADIIITDLHMPDMDGVEFIKKIREHNKNICIIVQTAYTTEKYLLELIDMHIEKYLVKPISLEKLIEALEYSLDSVSNFKITHKQLPNGYEYDWNQKILIHNKNLIALTKKEILFLELLFKNINNITSYEELQNEVWQDVVMTDNALRSLVRNLRKKLPKDFIVNLSGVGYKVS, from the coding sequence GTGTCAAATATCACTTTAAAAGAATTAAATATTTTATTTGTTGAAGATGAAGATATCATAAGACAGAAAACTGTGTCTACTTTGAAATATATCGTAGCAAATGTTAAAGAGGCTTCAAATGGTGTAGAAGCAATTGAAGTATTAAAAACTTTTTGTGCTGATATAATTATTACTGATTTACATATGCCAGATATGGATGGGGTAGAATTTATAAAAAAAATAAGAGAACATAATAAAAATATTTGTATTATTGTTCAAACTGCTTATACAACTGAAAAGTATTTATTAGAACTAATTGATATGCATATTGAAAAATATTTAGTAAAACCTATTAGTTTAGAAAAATTAATTGAAGCATTAGAGTACAGTTTAGATTCTGTTTCAAACTTTAAAATAACTCACAAACAACTGCCAAATGGCTATGAATATGACTGGAATCAAAAGATTTTAATACATAATAAAAATCTAATAGCCCTCACAAAAAAAGAGATTTTATTTTTGGAGTTACTTTTTAAAAATATAAATAATATAACTTCTTATGAAGAGTTGCAAAATGAAGTTTGGCAAGATGTTGTGATGACAGATAATGCCTTGCGTTCTTTAGTTAGAAACCTAAGAAAAAAACTTCCAAAAGATTTTATAGTAAATCTATCTGGCGTAGGGTACAAAGTTTCATAA
- a CDS encoding DUF2391 family protein, with translation MNLRFNLEDISQLIIGAFALCVPICFSQEAWNIAETLPTLNLILLALLTIFFLSFYVYGSIFQSNIKSRVFVFLFRIIIAYIITMLVVALTLFALHKLPVLTDFLLSIKRVIVISMPASIGAIIVDGLDKE, from the coding sequence ATGAATTTAAGATTTAATTTAGAAGATATTTCTCAATTAATAATTGGAGCATTTGCACTTTGCGTTCCTATTTGCTTCTCACAAGAAGCTTGGAATATTGCTGAAACATTGCCTACTTTAAATCTTATTTTATTAGCATTATTAACTATATTTTTTCTTAGTTTTTATGTTTATGGAAGTATTTTCCAATCAAATATAAAATCAAGAGTTTTTGTATTTTTATTTAGAATTATAATTGCCTATATAATTACTATGTTAGTTGTAGCACTTACACTTTTTGCTCTACATAAACTTCCAGTATTAACTGATTTTTTATTATCTATAAAAAGAGTAATTGTAATTTCTATGCCTGCATCAATTGGTGCAATAATAGTTGATGGCTTAGATAAGGAGTAA
- a CDS encoding SulP family inorganic anion transporter has product MSNLKGDFFGGLTAAIIALPLALAFGVASGAGAVAGLYGAIVLGFFASLFGGTDSQISGPTGPMTVVMASTITVFHNDLKAVMCVVFLAGIFQILFGVLKIGKFVRYIPYPVISGFMSGIGIIIIILQINPFVGVDTQSSVMGTISHLSDTFSNINYKALLLSALTLLIMLGTPKKIANIVPPALLALTSMTIVSVVLGFDIKTIGEIPTSLPNFSLPSFDFANSKNIIILAITLALLGTIDTLLTSLVADSITKTKHNSNKELIGQGIGNTLVSLIGGIPGAGATMRTVVNVKSGGRTKLSGIIHAVVLLLIVLFLAPIASKIPLAVLAGILMKVGLDILDYKFLKVVKFAPRNDMIVMVIVFLLTVFVDLIMAVGVGITLASLLIVYRISKEANLKISLEKNKENNNLNEENSEVRVLDINGAFFFGSASFFEEEINKLLDTKKLVINCTNVPFMDISAIFTLEELILKLKDLGVDISLVLKKRHIKKIEALDKANIFKDVTICEKVQEALD; this is encoded by the coding sequence TTGTCAAATTTAAAAGGTGACTTTTTTGGTGGTCTTACAGCTGCTATTATTGCACTGCCTTTAGCCTTAGCTTTTGGTGTTGCAAGTGGAGCAGGAGCAGTTGCTGGACTTTATGGAGCAATAGTATTAGGATTCTTTGCTTCTTTATTTGGTGGAACTGATTCTCAAATTTCTGGTCCAACAGGGCCGATGACTGTTGTAATGGCAAGTACAATTACTGTATTTCATAATGATTTAAAAGCAGTAATGTGCGTAGTTTTTCTTGCAGGTATATTTCAAATATTATTTGGTGTTTTAAAAATTGGAAAGTTCGTAAGATATATTCCTTATCCTGTTATATCAGGTTTTATGAGTGGAATTGGAATAATCATAATAATTCTACAAATAAACCCTTTTGTTGGAGTGGATACTCAAAGTTCTGTAATGGGAACTATATCTCATCTTAGTGATACATTTTCAAACATTAATTATAAGGCATTATTATTATCTGCACTTACTTTACTGATAATGTTAGGAACTCCTAAAAAAATAGCAAATATAGTTCCTCCTGCATTATTAGCATTGACTTCAATGACTATTGTAAGTGTTGTTCTTGGTTTTGATATTAAAACAATTGGCGAAATTCCTACTTCTTTGCCAAACTTTTCATTGCCAAGTTTTGATTTTGCAAATAGTAAAAATATTATAATATTAGCTATTACATTGGCATTATTAGGAACTATTGATACATTGTTGACATCTTTAGTTGCTGATTCTATTACAAAAACAAAACATAATTCAAATAAAGAGTTAATAGGTCAGGGAATTGGTAATACTTTAGTATCACTAATCGGTGGTATTCCAGGAGCAGGTGCTACTATGAGAACAGTAGTAAATGTAAAAAGTGGTGGTAGAACAAAACTTTCAGGAATAATTCATGCAGTTGTTTTACTATTAATCGTACTATTTTTAGCTCCTATTGCTTCAAAAATTCCCCTTGCTGTATTAGCTGGAATTTTAATGAAAGTAGGTTTAGATATATTAGACTATAAATTTTTAAAAGTTGTAAAATTTGCTCCTAGAAATGATATGATTGTAATGGTTATAGTTTTTCTTTTAACTGTTTTTGTTGATTTAATTATGGCTGTTGGAGTTGGAATAACTCTTGCTTCTTTATTGATAGTTTATAGAATATCAAAAGAAGCAAATCTAAAAATTTCATTGGAAAAAAATAAAGAGAATAACAATCTAAATGAAGAGAATAGTGAAGTTCGTGTATTAGATATTAATGGAGCTTTTTTCTTTGGTTCTGCTTCATTTTTTGAAGAAGAGATAAATAAACTTTTAGATACAAAAAAACTAGTTATAAATTGTACAAATGTTCCTTTTATGGATATTTCTGCAATTTTTACTTTAGAAGAGTTGATTTTAAAACTAAAAGATTTAGGTGTAGATATATCTTTGGTTTTGAAAAAAAGACATATTAAAAAAATAGAGGCTTTAGATAAAGCTAATATATTTAAAGATGTAACTATTTGTGAAAAAGTACAAGAGGCATTAGATTAA
- a CDS encoding dihydrolipoyl dehydrogenase family protein, whose translation MKTFDLIIIGAGRGSNLAAKAAKLGKKVAIIEKDKLGGTCPNRGCVPSKLLIGYANKIREIKSSKKHYIKSFIDNIDVEKIFEDTNNYIDSIEDIYQNKFNENVTVYKGEASFVKNKIIKINDEEITAENIVISTGTRPAKPLIDSAWTSDDIFPLKEIPQSITIVGAGFIACELANFFDAIEVKTVQLVRGETLLENEDKDIQDIFKKEYTKNVDVRFNSSIKEAKKVNDYFQIELEDGTNIETQALLYAIGRVSNADTLSLENTDIQLTKRGFIKRDEFFETDVKGVYVVGDASGENMLQHAAAYEVNHLSKILLEDKIKPLKFKYMPHAVFSHPEIASVGLTEQKAKELNLNYVVSITNWKASAKAQSLKLDYPRTKFILNPYTYEILGCHLIGFESATIIHQVLAIMHIDNDIRHLKDMLYIHPALSEVLLPAAVNAVKVIEEYKKSQEV comes from the coding sequence ATGAAAACATTTGATTTAATTATAATAGGTGCGGGAAGAGGAAGTAATCTTGCAGCAAAAGCAGCTAAACTTGGAAAAAAAGTTGCAATTATAGAAAAAGATAAGCTAGGTGGAACTTGTCCAAATAGAGGTTGTGTACCTTCTAAACTTCTTATTGGCTATGCAAATAAAATAAGAGAAATAAAATCATCAAAAAAACACTATATAAAATCATTTATTGATAATATTGATGTAGAAAAAATCTTTGAAGATACTAATAATTATATTGATTCAATAGAAGATATCTACCAAAATAAATTCAATGAAAATGTGACTGTTTATAAAGGTGAAGCTTCATTTGTAAAAAATAAAATCATAAAGATAAATGATGAAGAAATAACTGCTGAGAATATAGTAATATCAACAGGTACAAGACCAGCTAAACCTTTAATAGATAGTGCATGGACAAGTGATGATATATTTCCTTTAAAAGAGATTCCTCAATCTATTACGATTGTTGGAGCTGGATTTATTGCTTGTGAATTAGCAAATTTCTTTGATGCAATAGAAGTAAAAACAGTTCAATTAGTAAGAGGTGAAACGCTACTTGAAAATGAAGATAAAGATATTCAAGATATTTTCAAAAAAGAGTATACCAAAAATGTAGATGTAAGATTTAATTCATCAATAAAAGAAGCAAAAAAAGTAAATGATTATTTTCAAATAGAGCTTGAAGATGGAACAAATATAGAAACACAAGCACTTTTATATGCAATAGGAAGAGTTTCAAATGCAGATACATTATCTTTAGAAAATACAGATATACAACTTACAAAAAGAGGTTTTATAAAAAGAGATGAGTTTTTTGAAACAGATGTAAAAGGTGTTTATGTAGTAGGTGATGCAAGTGGAGAAAATATGCTTCAACATGCAGCTGCTTATGAAGTAAATCATTTAAGTAAAATACTTTTGGAAGATAAAATCAAACCTCTAAAATTCAAATATATGCCTCATGCAGTATTTTCTCATCCAGAAATTGCAAGTGTAGGATTAACAGAACAAAAAGCAAAAGAGTTAAATCTAAATTATGTCGTTTCAATTACAAACTGGAAAGCAAGTGCAAAAGCACAATCATTAAAACTAGATTACCCAAGAACTAAATTCATCTTAAATCCATACACATATGAAATATTAGGATGCCATTTAATCGGTTTTGAAAGTGCAACAATAATTCATCAAGTATTAGCAATAATGCATATTGACAATGATATAAGACATTTAAAAGATATGTTGTATATTCATCCTGCATTAAGTGAAGTTTTATTGCCAGCAGCTGTAAATGCAGTAAAGGTTATAGAAGAGTATAAAAAGTCACAAGAAGTGTGA
- a CDS encoding superoxide dismutase yields MKHELMTLPYSLDALAPLMSKETLEFHYGKHHQTYVNKLNELIAGTKHEDSTLVDIIKDSEGGVFNNAAQVFNHDFFWNSLTPNETTVSSELEAALVENFGSVEEFKTEFTNKAVGHFGSGWAWLVKDASGKLSIISTPNAATPITEGLTPLLTCDVWEHAYYIDCRNARPAYLENFWKLVNWDFVAQNLAK; encoded by the coding sequence ATGAAACATGAATTAATGACTTTACCTTATAGCCTAGATGCTTTAGCACCTTTAATGTCTAAAGAGACTTTAGAATTTCATTATGGTAAACACCATCAAACATATGTAAACAAATTAAATGAATTAATTGCAGGTACAAAGCACGAAGACTCAACATTAGTAGATATAATAAAAGATTCAGAAGGTGGGGTTTTTAATAATGCTGCTCAAGTTTTCAATCATGATTTCTTCTGGAATAGTTTAACTCCAAATGAAACAACTGTTTCTTCTGAATTAGAAGCTGCATTAGTTGAAAATTTTGGTTCAGTTGAAGAATTTAAAACAGAATTTACAAATAAAGCTGTTGGACACTTTGGTTCAGGTTGGGCTTGGTTAGTAAAAGATGCAAGTGGAAAATTAAGTATTATTTCTACTCCAAATGCTGCAACACCAATTACTGAAGGTTTAACTCCTTTATTAACTTGTGATGTTTGGGAACATGCATATTACATTGACTGTAGAAACGCAAGACCAGCATATTTAGAAAATTTCTGGAAATTAGTTAACTGGGATTTTGTAGCTCAAAATCTTGCAAAATAA
- a CDS encoding class I SAM-dependent methyltransferase, with protein sequence MFIHDNYKVKYETVEVENFDIHLTMLKDNQQFSDKYGIAKKMGISSAQWPIFGVLWDSSKVLAHIMATYNIKNKRILELGCGLGLASLVLNERDANITATDYHPEVGKFLKYNSLLNSEHKIEYFQADWHNNKPVVEKFDLIIGSDVLYERTHVDLLSSFINLYSKKNCEIIIIDPVRGNHNTFCKKMASYGFTSISKKTTADYLDHPYKGKILHLYR encoded by the coding sequence ATGTTTATACATGATAATTATAAAGTCAAATATGAAACCGTCGAAGTTGAAAATTTTGATATTCATTTAACTATGTTAAAAGATAATCAGCAATTTTCTGATAAATATGGTATAGCCAAAAAAATGGGTATTTCCTCTGCACAATGGCCAATATTTGGTGTACTTTGGGATTCTTCTAAAGTATTAGCACATATAATGGCAACTTACAATATTAAAAACAAACGTATTTTAGAACTTGGTTGTGGACTTGGTCTTGCAAGTTTAGTTTTAAATGAAAGAGATGCAAATATAACTGCAACTGATTATCATCCAGAAGTTGGAAAATTTTTAAAATATAATAGTTTATTAAATAGTGAACACAAAATTGAATATTTTCAAGCAGATTGGCATAATAATAAGCCAGTAGTAGAGAAGTTTGATCTTATTATCGGTAGTGATGTCTTGTATGAAAGAACTCATGTAGATTTATTGTCTTCTTTTATAAATTTATATAGTAAGAAAAACTGCGAAATTATAATCATCGACCCTGTTAGAGGAAATCATAATACTTTTTGTAAAAAAATGGCCTCGTATGGATTTACTTCAATATCTAAAAAAACAACTGCTGATTATTTAGACCATCCTTATAAAGGAAAAATTCTTCATCTATATAGATAA
- a CDS encoding ribonuclease HI codes for MEKIYSIFVDGSVNPQKKIGFGSYLFCDDINHCDTTKIKSKLFEDTSSTKLELQTFIWALKDINLKDKFIVYTDCQNILSLLSRKDKLQSNNYLTKTGKIVKNKELYKEFFLLYEKYDFEIIKVKGHKKSERKDDIDKIFSLVDKYSRNMLRKELLK; via the coding sequence ATGGAAAAAATTTATAGTATATTTGTAGATGGAAGCGTAAATCCTCAAAAAAAGATTGGTTTTGGTTCTTATTTATTTTGTGATGATATTAATCATTGTGATACAACAAAAATCAAGTCAAAACTATTTGAAGATACTTCTTCTACAAAATTAGAGTTACAAACTTTTATATGGGCACTAAAAGATATTAATTTAAAAGATAAGTTTATAGTATATACTGATTGTCAAAATATTTTATCTTTATTAAGTAGAAAAGATAAATTACAATCAAATAATTATCTAACAAAGACAGGAAAAATTGTAAAAAATAAAGAGTTATATAAAGAGTTTTTTTTATTATATGAAAAATATGACTTTGAAATCATAAAAGTAAAAGGACATAAAAAAAGTGAAAGAAAAGATGATATTGATAAAATATTTTCTTTAGTTGATAAATATTCAAGAAATATGCTAAGAAAGGAACTTTTAAAATAA